In the bacterium HR11 genome, one interval contains:
- the epsF_2 gene encoding Type II secretion system protein F, with product MPEFYCRVGTPKGDIVAKTIYADSLAHARRELERQGYWIFEVRPLRRWRDWWRLLFASGVPRVPTRTFLIFNQELATLLRAGLPLLRCLEILESRQRHPLLRFIIAGVRERVRAGASLSEAFGDFAEHVPRVYVANLMAGERSGQLETVLRRFVQYQSLIYETRRQILSALTYPAILILLASVLLGVLFTFVIPRFVSFYASMGADLPWITQLVVDIAGLVRRGLPVLVGAALGGAYLLRLGVRHLPLFERYWHRLLLRVAGIGSLLWTYAIGQLAHTLATLLSSGLPLVHALEVTAAAVWNRFIGNQVLTARNRVREGMSLHEALEAAGLRADLLLEMVQVGEQTGALDEMLEHAAHFYDEDLATQLRRLTSLIEPAILILMALVVAFVLISVYYPIFSLATAVRM from the coding sequence ATGCCGGAATTCTACTGTCGGGTCGGGACCCCCAAGGGCGACATCGTCGCCAAGACGATCTACGCCGACTCCCTGGCCCACGCCCGGCGGGAGCTGGAGCGCCAGGGCTACTGGATCTTCGAGGTCCGGCCCCTCCGCCGATGGCGGGACTGGTGGCGTCTGCTGTTCGCCTCGGGCGTCCCCCGGGTGCCGACACGCACCTTCCTGATCTTCAACCAGGAGCTGGCGACGCTCTTGCGAGCAGGCCTACCCCTCTTGCGGTGCTTAGAGATCTTGGAAAGCCGTCAGCGGCATCCCCTCCTGCGGTTCATCATCGCCGGCGTCCGGGAGCGGGTCCGGGCGGGAGCGTCTCTATCGGAGGCCTTCGGGGACTTCGCCGAGCATGTCCCCCGGGTCTATGTCGCCAACCTGATGGCCGGGGAGCGGAGCGGTCAATTGGAGACCGTCCTGCGGCGCTTTGTGCAGTACCAGAGCCTGATTTACGAGACCCGGCGTCAAATCCTGTCGGCCCTGACGTATCCGGCGATCCTGATCTTGCTGGCCTCGGTCCTGCTGGGGGTCCTCTTTACCTTTGTCATCCCCCGCTTTGTGAGCTTTTACGCCTCGATGGGGGCGGACCTCCCGTGGATCACCCAACTGGTCGTCGACATCGCCGGCCTGGTCCGGCGGGGGCTACCCGTCCTCGTCGGGGCGGCCCTCGGCGGGGCCTACCTCTTGCGACTGGGCGTGCGGCACCTGCCCCTCTTCGAGCGTTACTGGCACCGGCTCCTCCTGCGGGTCGCCGGGATCGGCTCACTCCTGTGGACCTACGCCATCGGCCAACTGGCCCATACCCTGGCGACGCTCCTGTCCAGCGGCCTGCCCCTGGTCCACGCCCTGGAGGTGACGGCCGCCGCCGTGTGGAATCGCTTCATCGGAAATCAAGTCCTGACGGCTCGCAATCGGGTCCGGGAAGGCATGTCTCTCCATGAGGCCCTGGAAGCCGCCGGCCTCCGGGCGGACCTCCTCCTGGAGATGGTCCAGGTCGGCGAACAGACCGGCGCCCTCGACGAGATGCTCGAACACGCCGCTCACTTCTACGACGAAGACTTGGCGACCCAGCTCCGACGGCTGACGAGCCTCATCGAGCCGGCGATCCTGATTCTGATGGCCCTCGTCGTCGCCTTCGTCCTGATCTCGGTGTACTATCCCATCTTCTCCCTGGCGACGGCCGTCCGGATGTAA
- the hutI_3 gene encoding Imidazolonepropionase gives MTVPSVTYILRRLAQVITCGEGPYAGRVTPERLGVVEQGSIVVHRGRIAWVGPDRDLSAEWLRQDTVELDLSGHIALPGFIDPHTHLIYGGDRLNDWMERLRGRTYLEIAAQGGGIWKTVQDTRATPDEELKRLLELRLDRLFAFGVTTVEVKSGYGLSEAEEIRLLRCLQQVQATHPIGVMPTFLGAHAYPRDMDRAAYLDLLVQRLIPEVVRQGLSLSIDVFCDIGAFTVEETLYLLTIARQHGFVAIHLHADEMSPTGLLEAIDDWKNIYSVDHLNHMDARMARVLAETGVAAVLLPTTCFHLRLPTPPIQALLEAGAVVAIGSDHNPGTHPGLNPWYVFWLACVGWNLPVEQVLAGMTVQAAYSLRIHGQTGRIAPGLRADLVVVDVPHYGYLLYQWDLLPVRWVFKNGRPYQIRETAEIRYTWMSHEE, from the coding sequence ATGACGGTCCCTTCGGTGACCTACATCCTCCGGCGTCTGGCCCAGGTCATCACCTGCGGGGAGGGGCCCTACGCGGGGCGGGTGACGCCCGAACGCCTGGGGGTCGTCGAGCAGGGGAGCATCGTCGTCCACCGGGGCCGCATCGCCTGGGTCGGCCCCGACCGGGACCTCTCGGCCGAATGGCTCCGGCAGGACACCGTCGAGCTGGACCTCTCGGGCCATATCGCCCTGCCGGGCTTCATCGACCCCCACACCCACCTGATTTACGGGGGCGACCGCCTAAATGACTGGATGGAACGCCTCCGGGGTCGGACTTACCTCGAGATTGCCGCCCAGGGCGGCGGTATCTGGAAGACGGTCCAGGATACCCGGGCGACCCCCGACGAGGAGCTGAAACGCCTCCTGGAGCTCCGGCTGGACCGACTCTTTGCCTTCGGCGTGACGACCGTCGAGGTCAAGTCCGGCTACGGCCTTTCGGAAGCCGAGGAAATCCGGCTCCTGCGCTGTCTCCAACAGGTCCAGGCGACCCACCCCATCGGCGTCATGCCGACCTTCCTGGGCGCTCACGCTTACCCCCGGGACATGGACCGGGCGGCGTATCTGGACCTCCTGGTCCAACGCCTGATCCCGGAAGTCGTCCGCCAGGGCCTCTCCCTGTCCATCGACGTGTTTTGCGACATCGGCGCCTTTACCGTCGAGGAGACGCTGTACCTCCTGACGATCGCCCGCCAGCACGGCTTTGTGGCCATCCACCTCCACGCCGACGAGATGTCCCCCACGGGCCTGCTCGAGGCCATCGACGACTGGAAAAACATCTACTCCGTCGACCACCTCAACCACATGGACGCCCGGATGGCCCGCGTCCTGGCCGAGACGGGCGTGGCGGCCGTTCTGCTCCCGACGACCTGCTTTCACCTGCGCCTCCCGACGCCCCCCATCCAGGCCCTCCTCGAAGCCGGCGCCGTCGTGGCCATCGGGTCGGACCACAACCCGGGGACCCACCCGGGCCTGAATCCCTGGTATGTCTTCTGGCTCGCCTGTGTCGGGTGGAACCTCCCCGTCGAGCAGGTCCTGGCCGGTATGACCGTCCAGGCCGCTTACAGCCTCCGCATCCACGGCCAGACGGGCCGAATCGCACCGGGCCTCCGGGCCGACCTGGTCGTCGTCGACGTGCCCCACTACGGCTATCTGCTCTATCAGTGGGACCTCCTGCCCGTCCGGTGGGTCTTCAAAAACGGCCGGCCCTACCAGATTCGGGAGACGGCCGAGATCCGCTACACCTGGATGTCCCACGAGGAATAG
- the divIVA gene encoding Septum site-determining protein DivIVA: protein MAWTAVDIRNQRFRSRWRGFDPEEVILFLNVVADEVERLTQTIRQLEHDNRVLQDQLEEYRERERHIRNTLVAAQQSADRIRQQAQQEAELIVREAEFRRDQILTAAQAQIQKVYQEMEQLWLEYQRFQDQVLAEAQVLIRWIQQRRQEKPPARVDFVPAAKGPARPGESGKS from the coding sequence ATGGCGTGGACGGCCGTCGACATCCGGAACCAACGATTCCGGTCCCGCTGGCGGGGCTTCGACCCCGAGGAGGTCATCCTGTTCCTGAACGTCGTCGCCGACGAGGTCGAGCGGCTGACCCAGACGATCCGCCAGTTGGAGCACGACAACCGCGTCCTGCAGGATCAACTCGAAGAGTACCGGGAGCGGGAGCGCCACATCCGGAACACCCTGGTCGCCGCCCAGCAGTCGGCCGACCGCATCCGTCAGCAGGCCCAGCAGGAGGCCGAGCTGATCGTCCGGGAGGCCGAGTTCCGGCGGGACCAGATCCTGACGGCGGCCCAGGCCCAAATTCAGAAGGTCTACCAGGAGATGGAGCAACTCTGGCTGGAGTACCAGCGCTTTCAGGACCAGGTCCTCGCCGAGGCCCAGGTCCTGATCCGATGGATCCAACAGCGGCGTCAGGAAAAGCCCCCGGCCCGGGTCGACTTCGTCCCGGCGGCCAAAGGCCCGGCCCGCCCCGGTGAGTCGGGCAAGTCATGA
- the bchI gene encoding Magnesium-chelatase 38 kDa subunit: protein MIPTARTLGALRSDPTWVAYLERVPSVKDEIRRNVIARLRSGETLFPGIHGYDETVLPQIVNALLAKQNFILLGLRGQAKSRIMRQIVHLLDEWVPVVEGCEINDHPLRPICRRCRQLVQEAGDDTPIAFIHREQRYVEKLATPDVTVADLIGDIDPIRAARGGHVLADELVIHFGLLPRAHRGIFAMNELPDLAPKVQVALFNVMQEGDVQIKGFPVRLPLDVLLIFTANPEDYTARGKIITPLKDRIGAEIRTHYPLDRRTGIAITRQEAWWQRPTDRPLEVPEFILEVIEEVAFQARKDGRIDQRSGVSQRLPIAALELAVSNAEQRAYRSGEPWVVPRIADVYAAVPAMTGKMELEYEGELKGAESIAESLIRQAIAQVFRQYYTEDEFRELVEWFEAGGTLIIPEWAPTAHILPVLRRVPQLLEKADRLAKKAQYADAVRVSAAELILDGLWAHKRISRHPERGYTRAEVHVPTRPAGPPRRVN from the coding sequence ATGATACCGACGGCTCGCACGCTGGGCGCGCTTCGGAGCGACCCGACCTGGGTCGCTTACTTGGAGCGGGTCCCCTCCGTAAAGGACGAGATCCGCCGGAACGTGATCGCCCGCCTCCGCTCGGGCGAGACCCTCTTTCCCGGGATTCACGGCTACGACGAGACGGTCCTGCCCCAGATCGTCAACGCCCTCCTGGCGAAGCAGAACTTCATCCTCCTGGGCCTCCGGGGCCAAGCCAAGAGCCGCATCATGCGGCAGATCGTCCACCTCCTGGACGAATGGGTCCCCGTCGTCGAGGGGTGCGAGATCAACGACCATCCGCTCCGGCCCATCTGTCGCCGGTGCCGCCAGCTCGTGCAGGAGGCCGGCGATGACACGCCCATCGCCTTCATCCATCGGGAACAGCGGTACGTCGAAAAGCTGGCCACGCCGGACGTGACCGTCGCCGACCTCATCGGGGACATCGACCCCATCCGGGCCGCCCGCGGGGGCCACGTCCTGGCCGACGAGCTGGTCATCCACTTCGGCCTCCTGCCGCGCGCACACCGGGGCATCTTTGCGATGAATGAACTCCCGGACTTGGCCCCGAAGGTTCAGGTCGCCCTGTTCAACGTCATGCAGGAGGGCGACGTCCAGATCAAGGGCTTTCCGGTCCGGCTCCCCTTAGACGTCCTGCTGATTTTCACGGCGAACCCTGAGGACTATACGGCCCGGGGGAAGATCATCACGCCCCTGAAGGACCGCATCGGGGCCGAAATCCGGACCCACTATCCGCTGGACCGACGGACGGGCATCGCCATCACCCGCCAGGAGGCCTGGTGGCAACGCCCGACGGACCGCCCCCTGGAGGTCCCCGAATTCATCCTTGAGGTCATCGAGGAGGTCGCCTTCCAGGCCCGCAAGGACGGTCGCATCGACCAGCGGTCCGGCGTCTCCCAGCGGCTTCCCATCGCGGCCCTGGAACTGGCCGTCAGCAACGCCGAACAGCGGGCCTACCGGTCGGGTGAACCCTGGGTCGTACCCCGCATCGCCGACGTCTATGCGGCCGTCCCGGCCATGACGGGCAAGATGGAGCTCGAATACGAGGGTGAACTCAAGGGGGCCGAGTCCATCGCCGAGTCCCTGATCCGGCAGGCCATCGCCCAGGTCTTCCGGCAATATTACACAGAAGACGAATTTCGAGAGCTCGTCGAATGGTTCGAGGCCGGCGGCACGCTCATCATTCCCGAATGGGCACCCACGGCCCACATCCTGCCGGTCCTGCGGCGGGTCCCCCAGCTCCTGGAAAAGGCCGACCGCTTGGCCAAGAAGGCTCAATACGCCGACGCCGTCCGGGTCAGTGCCGCCGAGCTGATCCTCGACGGCCTGTGGGCCCATAAGCGTATCAGCCGTCATCCCGAGCGGGGCTACACCCGGGCCGAGGTCCACGTCCCGACCCGGCCGGCCGGACCGCCGAGGAGGGTCAATTAA